AAGACATGTTGTAATGGGCTGAGCCCCCTTCAAACTTATCTATTGCCCACAATCGTTGTTGTGCAAATGACAACTGCTGAGGTACATTTCTTTCTTTTACACGGGGTATAGCCTCTATTGCAGGCTTCTTAGCATAATTTTGTAAGAAATCGGCAATAGCGTGCTTGTTTTCAGAGATTCTGGCTTTTAGCTCTGCCGTAAATTGTCCGCCTTTTTGCAGTTTAAAACCTAAACGTCCATTTTCTACGAACAGCTTTACACCGTTTTCTGCAGCTTCTCTTACAACTTCAGAAACCATTACAACCACCCCTCATCTTCTACTTCAAGATTTTCGCCTTCTTGAATGTCAACGGATTCAGCTAGTTTTCGGTTTTCAACCAGTTGAGCTAACCCTCCGATGGATTGGGCTTCGATAAGCTCTGGCACTGTTAAGCAAATGTCATATTCTGTGTTTAGTAGATACATAAACTGGATCAGCATTAAAGAGTTGCCACCTAGTTCAAAAAAGCCTGATGTCATGCTAATAGCAGATGAATCGATATTCAGGAATCGAGCTGTCAATTCAGCTAAATTCAGCTCTGTTTCAGTGACAGGTGCTACGACGGTTTCTGTTTGAATAATAGCTTCAGGCTCAGGAAGAAGCTGATGATTAACTTTGCCGTTGGCGGTAATTGGCAATGATGAAATTACATTGACGTACTTAGGAACCATGTATTCCGGTAGCATTGTACTCAATTGCGAAACCACACTGGCCACATCAATCGCATCTGTCGAAACCAGATAAGCGCATAATGCCGCATGACCATTTACATCTTTTGCAATTACTTCCAGTCCGTTAAGCTTAACCACCTTGTTAATCGCAGATTCCACTTCGCCAATTTCAATGCGATAGCCATTCAGCTTGATTTGATTATCAACACGACCAATGTAGTCAAGTTCACCAACGCTATTCCACTTCACTAGATCACCTGTTTTATAAACAGGTACACGCAAATTGCTAGTAACAACTTGTTCTACAAAACGTGCCCGCGTATCAGCGCTACGGTTCAGATAGCCTGCGCTTACCGCAGTTCCCCCAACAACGAGTTCGCCTGGCGTACCAATTGGCGCCAAAAGCCCATCTTCACCTACCACAAAACACATGTAACCCGGTAGCGGCATACCAATAGGCGGAGCTTGTTTATACATGCGACTAAAATCGATTTCATGAGTGGTAGCTACGACCGTTGTTTCTGTCGGGCCATAAGTATTGAGCACTCGAACCTTATCCTTAAACTTGTCATACCACTGTTTTATTGACTCTAGCTTCATCGCTTCACCACCAACAATACATGTTGTAAGTGATGTAAGACGATCAACATCTTGCATCATAGCTTCCCGCGCCATAACAGCCCAGAACGCTGTTGGTAACGACATAACAGATACAGAATTAGCTTGGATAAACTGAGCTAAGCCCTCTAGATCCGATTGTAATTGGCTTGGTTTCATAACGAGCGTGCGCCCGCTCAACACGGATAAACATAACTCTTCAATAAAAATATCGAAGCTGATATTGGAGAACTGCAATACTCGATCACGCTCTGTCAATTGATAGCGAGCATTTACCGCCGCACAATAGCTACTCAAGTTAGCATGCGTAACTTGTACGCCTTTTGGCTTACCCGTTGTTCCTGAGGTATAGATGATGTACGCGACTTGTTCAGTTGAAGTAAGCGGTTCCTCAAGTATTCGATCTTCTTCGTCAAACCTTGCAAAAAGATCCGACAGTATTTGAGTATTAGCTCCCTTAAACACTGCATCTTGACTCAAACTTTCCTGAGTCAATACTGTCTTAATATTTGCATCGTCAATCATAAATTGAATACGATCAGCAGGATAAGTTGGAGAAAGCGGTACATAAGTTGCTCCTATCTTCCACAGAGCAAGTACGACAACAATTAAGTCGGTATTCGCCTCCATAAAGACACCCACAGGCTCATTTGGCGCTACGGCGTTCTCAAGCAATACGCAAGCTAACTGATTAACTTTATCGTTAAGCGCTTCGTATGTGAGCGTTCCTCTTTCGTCCACAACTGCGGTAGTCGTCAGTGCCTGCTGTGTGGCTCCCTCAAACAATTTCGTTGCATGGCTTAATGCTGTAGGTTCATTAATTTGGCCGCCCCAATGTAGGAGCTGCTCTATTTCAGCTTGGGCAAGTAATGGTACGGTTGCTAAAGTAGAATGACCATTGCTATCTATCATGTCTGCAACAGCAGCGGCGAAATAAGCCAAGTATTGTTCAACCTGAGCCTGTGCAAAGTCGTCTACGCTCAGCTGTAGGTTTAATAATAAAGATTCGCTCGTCGGGTCATGGCTAAACAAAATATCGAATGCATAGTTTACTGATTCACCCACCTGCGTATTAAGTTGCTGAAGTGGATTGACCCCTTCATCATTTCGGTCAGCTAAATCATTAGCAACATGAAAGTTCACGTAGTTAAACAGAGCACCAGAAAAGTCCATACCTAGATCTTCCTGAATTTGTGCCACAGGATAATGACGATGCGCCCAAGTGTTGTTTAATTGGCAGCTCACTTGGGCAATAAACTGTACCCAACTAGAATTTTGTATATCCGCAACTACTGGTTGAGTATTGAGATAAAGACCAAGTGCTTGTTCACTGCCTGCTACTTCCAGACGACCATGACCTACTACTGAAGACGTTGTCCTTGTAGTACCATTTACTTTTGCAAGCACATATAAATGTACTGCCAATAACACGATGCGAACCGGAACTCTTAAACGTTGCGCCAATTCAGTAAGAGCAATATTACGGCCCGATAGATCTAATTCCCCTTTGTAGTGGCGAGTTACGTCTTCACCACTCCATTTGAGCAGTGTTGCATCCGATAATAGTTGTTGGAAGTAAGCTTTAGATGACTCGCTGTCAATCGCTTGCAATTCTTCTGCAATGTACTGACTAAACTTAGGTAGTGTTGGGCGAGATATTAGCACTTGGCCGTTTATCAAGTCCTGATAATCTTTGCATAACTCTGTTATCAACGACGCCACACTCCAGCCATCTAAGATAGCGTGATGGTGAGATAGGACTATTGCAAACTTGCCTGTATTTGAAAGAAATACATTAATGCGCCACTGTATTTCTTGATCAGAAAAATGATTATCACTCTCCTTTTCAAGGAATGACGATACCGTCTGTTGAAATTCCGTTTCATCCATCGTACGCAAGTCAAAAACTTGGTATGGCAATGCAATATGATTATGTACCAGCTGTAACATTCTTTCGGAAAGTGAGTCAAAACTCGTACGCAAAATTTCATGACGAGCTACTGATGCATTCAGTGCTTGTACAAAACATTCTTCATGCCAATCTTCGGTGACCCAATACGGTTCCACAATGTGGTAGTTTCCGTCTTTCAATTGGTGATAAATCGAGCCCAGTTGTAAGTTAGACAAAGGATAAGCGTCTTCATATAAATCTAGATTAAGCTGTGCTCGTTCCGATTCACTTAACAAGGAAAACGCATCTACGGGGCCAACATTATTGCCGCCTTCTTCACCATCTAAATTTGCCACGAGCGTTTCAATTGTTTGGTGCAGCATCAAAGATTTAACGGAGACAGCAATGCCAGCACTCTTAGCCATATTCACTACTTTCACCATCAATATTGAATCTCCGCCTAGGCTGAAAAAGTTATCTCTAACACCTACACGTTCAACTTGGAGAGCCTGTTCCCACACGTAACAAAGTACTTCTTCTGCCTCATTGCTCGGTGGAATATATTGTTCGCTGCCGTAAGCAGTCGCATCTGGCTCAGGTAATGCTTTACGATCGACCTTACCTGTCACTGTAATGCTAAACTTTGGAACACAGACAAATGCCGATGGGATCATGTAACTAGGCAAACTCGAACCTAGTTGCGTTCTGACGTCTTCTGGCGTCAAATTTGATTGCGTTTCAAGATAAGCAATAAGTTGATTATCGCCAGCTTGATTTTTGCGCACCAATACAACGGCAGCCGAAACTTTTGGCAGTACATTTAATCGTGCTTCTATTTCAGATAGCTCAACACGAAACCCTCTGACTTTGACCTGATGGTCATTTCGACCAAGAAACTCAATCGTGCCATCTTTCCTGATCAAAGCCTGATCACCCGTGCAGTAAATGCGTTCACCTTTAGTAGTGAGTGAATTGTTGATGAATTTTTCTCGTGTCATCTCAGGCAAGTTACGATAACCGCGCGCTAGGCCCGGCCCTCCAACCGATAACTCACCCACAACTCCTGTTGGCACCAATTCACCTTGTGCATCTAAAACGAATATTTGCGTGTTACTTAAAGGGCCTCCTATAGGAACAATTTTGTCGTCAGCCAATTGGCATAGTGTGGCATCAAAATATGTTGCGTCTATCACGGACTCAGTTTGACCGTATATATTGAAGCAACGAGCCTGCGCACTGAGCATATTACGTAAGCGACGCAAATCACGTCCATGCCACGCTTCTGAACCTACCAATACATGACTGATCGTATCAAGTTGCGTTCCCTTTCCTTCTGTGTATTCCATCATGCTGCGCAATAGGCTTGGTACAACATCGATAAATGTCACTCGATTGTTCGCAATAATGTTACATAGTACTTCTGTATCGAGTAACCACTCTTTGCGACACAAAACAAGTTTGCCCCCTGTGGACAAGCTTTTAACAATATCGCCTAAGAAGATATCTACGGATAGTCCTGCCATTTGGAGTACCGTTGGCGGAGTGTTAACAAGATCAAAGGCATCATCCCATCCGTAAAAACGTGCAATCATGGCTTGGTGCTCAACCATTACGCCTTTAGCTTTACCCGTAGTGCCTGAGGTATAAGTCATATATGCGATATGATCAGATCGAACCATTTGAGCTGATACTGCAGAAGGTTCAATAACTGTTGTAAGGATTTCATCAATAGTAATGACTGGCGTGTTTCCTTGCTCAATTAGTCGAGAAGCATGATCTACGATGACCAATGGCGCTGCGCTATCAGTTAGAATATGTGCGATTCTTTCATTCGGAAGCTCATCATCGATTGGCACATAAGCCAAGCCCGCTTTCAAGATACCCAATACAGTCACTACTGAAGCAACTGTTCTCTCCATACTGATAGCAATAAAAGTTTCAGGCGCCCAGCCTTTATCGATGATAAATACTGCGACTCGAGTAGCCAGTTCATTAACTTCTTGGTAGGTATATGATTTATCTCCATCTACCAATGCGATAGTCATTGGTGTTTTTTGGGATTGTATGTCTATCAAGTCGTGAATCGTCATGTCCTTTGGAAATGCACGTTCATTATCATTGAAGTCACACAACAAGAACTGGCGCTCTTTGGCTGATACCACTGGCAACGTGGACAACGGTTGCTGTAGAAAATCTGGTGAAGCCATCGCTGTGAGTAAAGTAGCAAACCTATCGGCAAACTGTTCTACTGTTGAAGCGGAATACAACTGCGTGTTGAATTCAAAACTCAATTCCAATTCGTGCTCTGCTTCACTGACATCTAGAGTTAAATCAAATTGCGCAGTTGTGTGTACTTCATCCAGCACATCAAAGGTCACGTCTTCAAGTGCCAAATCTTGTGATTCAATGGTGTCGACAGATAAGGCTATTTGGAATATCGGCGAATAGCTGGCACTACGTTCAGGCTGTAATGCTTCTACCAACATTTCAAACGATAATGATTGATGGGCTTGAGCAGAAACGTTCACCCCTTTCACATATTCGAGGTATTGCGATAGCGTCAACTCCTTCCGGTAATCAGTTCTCAACGCAATCATGTTGATAAAAAAGCCAATCAACGGCGCGATTTCGCTGTTTAATCTATTCGCGCTAGGCGTACCAATTACGATGTCTTCTGCTTGACTATGACGAGCAACAAATATCGACAATGCCGCATGCATGATCATAAACAAGCTACAATCGCTGTCCTGAGCAAGCTGCTTAAGTCCTTTTAATACAGCTTTGTCGACTGAAAATTTCACCAGTGAACCTTGATTTTCCAGCACTTGTGGTCGTGCAAAGTCTAAAGGTAAATCATGCACAGGAGGGATGCCGGCTAATTGATTTTTCCAATAAACCAAATCGTCTTCGAATGCACCTTGTGTATGCTTTTCTCGTTGCCAAAATGCATAGTCTTTGTACTGAATTGGCAAATCATTAAGTACTGGTGCTTGGTTGCCTTGAGAATATGCTTTGTACAAAGTGATAAATTCATCAACCAAGATCTTCATTGACCAGCCATCTGATGCAATGTGATGCATGTTGAATAATATAAATTTGCCTAATTGACCTGCTTCAACAAAAGACACCTTAAGGAGCACATCCGCATCAAGTTGGAAAGTTTGCTGGCTGTGTTGCTCTATCAACTCCGTTAACAACGCTGGCTCAAAATCATCATTGACAGTTAAATCAATACAATTAAGCTGGAATGGCTGGTGTTTAAGAATTTCCTGCCATGCGCCTGCTTCATCGTGTTTGAATACAGTCCTTAACACTTGATGTCGTTCGACAATTTTTGAAAGTGCCTGCTCTGCACAACGTATGTTAAATTCGCCAGACACTTTCATTGCCAATGGCATGTTGTATTGTGTTGAACCACTTTCTAACTGATCAATAAACCACAAACGTTGTTGAGCGAATGACAAAGGAAGTCGATTATTTTGCGTACAAGGAGTAATTTTTTCACATTTACTTCCTGAATGAACTAAATCTTCAACTGCATTAGCTAACCCAGCAAGGTTTTTTTGTTCAAAAACTACCTGAACTGATAAATCAATATTAAATGTTTGATTAATCTCCGAGACCAATTGAATCGCGGTTAATGAATGCCCGCCAAGCTTAAAGAAATTATCAAAACGGGAAATAAACTCCACTTGTAAAAGTTGAGCCCATAGCTTTGCTAGCTGCTTTTCTGTCGGTGTTTCAGGTGCAGATATTTCACTGCTTCGTTGCATTGATTCCTGAATTTTTGGTAATGATTTATAATCAACTTTTCCGTTTGTAGTTAACGGAATTGACGCTATTTGGCTCAGCGCAGAAGGCACCATATATTCTGGTAGTTGTTCTGCTAAATAGCTTGTCACGGCATCAGCCGACAACTCCGTTGAAGAAACAAAATATGCAACAATACGTTTTTGACCGCTCTGTTCATCAACCGTGACTACTGCCTGTGAAATATCCTTGTGTTTAGTGAGCTGTACTTCAATTTCTGATAATTCAACCCTGTACCCACGAATTTTGACCTGATTATCGATACGGCCCGCGTACTCTAATTCACCTTTGTAATTGAAATTGGCGAGATCACCTGTTTTGTACCCGCGTGTAAATGTACCGTCAAGTCTTTGGAATGTAACAAATCGTGCCGTTTGATCTGCTGGTCGATTCAAATATCCACGTGCCACGCCACTACCGGCAACCAGTAACTCTCCAGTTACTCCTTGCGGCAAAATATTGTTTTTCTCATCAACAACGTAGGTCTGTACATGACCAAATGGAACGCCAATAGGAATAGTCGAGTTTTGAGTGTAGGCCTTGGTTACACGAAATGATGAAGCAACAACCGTAGTTTCTGTTGGCCCATATGTGTTAATTAATGTAGGACGCTTTGCACTTTCGAACCAGCGATTAACAAGCTCAAGATTAACGGCTTCTCCTCCAATAATGACTATACGCATTGATTTGGGCAGAGCGTCGTTGTAACGACTGATTTGATGCCAAAACGCTGTAGGTAAACTTACAACTGAAATTGAGAATTCATGACATAAACTCCAAAAAGCGTCTACGCTACTCATCCAACGCTCATCGCGCAGCACTAACGCGGCTCCTTGGCTTAGCGTAACGAAACACTCTTCAATGGAAATATCAAATGAGAATGATGAGAATTGCAACACATTGTCAAAGCTTGTAATTTGGTATTCCTGCTGAGCCGCCGCAACATAATGGTTCAGTTGGTCGTGCTCAATCATCACTCCTTTTGGCACTCCTGTAGAACCAGACGTGTACATTAAATAGGCCAATGAATCGTCAATTATTTCTACCTTAGGCTTCTCAGTTGACTGATTTTCTAAAGCGACCTTATCTAAGTTTATTTTCGTAGTTACCTCACCGAGTAGCAATTCCGTCACGCTGTTGGTGATAAGTAATGCAGGCTGAGAGTCTTTAAGTACTAGTTCAATTCGATTTGCAGGACTATCAGGATCAATTGGAGTATATGCTGCTCCCGCTTTAAGAGTAGCAAGCATTGCCACAACCATTTGTTCTGAGCGTGGTAAACATAGCGCTACAATATCGCCTGGCTCAAGACCTTTTTGAATGAAATAGTTAGCCAGTTGATTTGATTTCGATTCAAGCTGTTGATAAGTCATGTGATAGATTGAATCATTCTGTACCCAAGTCAATGCACGTGCATTAGGGCTAGCTTCAGCCCAAGATTCAAAATCCCTAAGAACCGAATTAGGTGATTCAATTGGACTATCTGAACAAGACAATTCCATAACGTGAATAGCTGTTTCTGGATCAATAATTGTTAACTCTGAAACTTGCTTTTGCGGGCTTTTACTAACGTCAATTACCATAGCCTCAAATGATTTGAACACTCTCTCCATAGCATCAAAATCGAACAAGTCTGTATTGTAAACAAGCTCAAACAGTATGGTGTCACCTTCATCGATTGCATCCAATTCAAGGTCGAACTTAGCAAAAGACTCACCAGAAGAAACAGGTGTAAACCGCACGTCTTTCAGGTCTGATTCAGATGCTTCATATGTATCCATAGAAAACATGATTTGAAACGCAGGGTTGTATGCTAAATTTCGCTCTATATTTAGCGTTGCCAGCACTTCATCAAATGGAAGGTACTGATTAACTTGCGCATCTACATTGACCTGTTTTACGTGCTCAAGGAATTCAAAGAAAGTCAGGTTCGAATCATAAGTGGTACGTAATACAAGGGTATTGACAAACATGCCGATAAGCGACTCAAGCCCTTGTTGCTTGCGATTAGCAGCTGGAGTACCTATAACGACATCAGATTGGCCACTGTATCTTGCAATAAACACAGCGAAAGCAGCATGCAATAGCATAAACATTGTCGCACCAGTTTGCTCAGATAGCTTTCTAAGCGCGGCAGTATGAGATTGACTTAAGCGGCGGCGCTTCTTGATACCATTATTCGTTTGACGAGCTGGCCTTGGAAAATCAATTGGAAATTGATGCAATAACGGTAAGTCTTCTAGTTGTGACTTCCAATACGCTATTTGCTCGTCCAGTAGGCCATTTTCCATCCATTGCTGTTGCGTATACGCATAATCGGCATACTGTATCGGCATCTTTGGAAGCTCAGCAGCATCGCCGATAATCATTGCTTCATAAATGGCGACAAATTCTTCAATAAGCAAAGAAATTGAAAAACCATCACCCGCTATATGATGAATATTAAGGATCAAAAACTGGCGCGAACTACTCGTTTCTATCAAATCAGCTCGAACCATCAAATCTTTTGTTAAATCAAAAGGCTGAATAACAGTTCTGTACAGTAAAGCAGTTAACTCGTCCCCTTCTGCATCTGTTTTTTGAAATCCAATTTCAATTTGCGCATCTTCATTGACTTTTTGCCATGCTTGCCCGTCATCTTCAAAGTAAATTGAGCGCAAGATTTCATGGCGCTGCACGATCTGTTGCAGCGCTCGATTAGCTATTTGTGTATCAAATTGGCCTTCAACTTCCAAAACGCGAGACATATTATAGTGTTCGCTAGCGCCTTCCATACGGTCGATCAACCATAAACGCTTTTGAGCGAAAGACAGTGGGAGTTTATTCTTATCCAATTGAGCAGTGCAAGGACTGATCACATCCATCGATTCCAACATCTTTAAATGTGTCACGATAGGCGCTTTCTTCGCTTTTATCGTCTCAATAATTTCAGACGTAACGCGACCTTTAGGTGCATCTATTTTTAGTGCTTCGCCATCCAGATAAAGTTGGATATCTTGCTGTTTTAATTCAGTTATTAGCTGGTTGATGCTCATAGCTCAACAATCTCTCTTTCTTCGATGCTTGATTCTTCGGTGGTGGAAACTTGCTCGGCTATAAACAGAGCAAGTTGCGTAATGCTGTCATGAACGTAGAAGTCTCTAACAGACAGCTCTATGCCTAATGTTTCTTTTGATACGCCTGCGAGTTTTACGAACTGCAATGAGTGCAGTCCCAATTGTGTAAAGCGAGCTGAACAACTAGCTTTAACTAGTCCAAATTGTTGGTGAAGTAGCTCACAAATTTTACTTTCCATTTCCGTTTGTGGTGCAACGTAACTGTCTAGTAACAGATCTTTCGATTGCATTTTCGATAGGGAATTTCTATCTACTTTGCCGTTGTTATTCAGTGGAAAGGCAGGTAGTTCTTGATAGCGACTGGGCCACATAAATTGCGGAAGATGTTGCTCGACCCAAGCTTGAATATTCTCAATGTGAAGTGCATTTGCTCCAACCAAATAAGCTGATAAATAAGGCTGGCTGTTGCTATCACGCTCTAACAATACAACCGCCTGCTGGATATCTGCATAGCGGAGTAAAGAAGCCTCTATTTCTGACAACTCGATTCGATAACCGCGAAGTTTTACTTGATGGTCATTACGTCCAACATAAGCATATTCACCGTTAGCTTGAACAGATACAAGATCGCCTGTTTGGTACAAACGTTCGACACTACCGTTATACAATTGAATTTCTCTAAAGCGTTCGGCGGTCAAGTCATCTCGGTTAAAGTAGCCACGGGCAAGTCCTTTACCACCGATATAAAGCTCTCCGACAGTGCCAATAGGGCACTGTTCACCATGCGCACCGAGTACGTGAAGTGAGACGTGAGGAGCTGCAAAGCCAATAGATACCGCATCGTTGTCAGATTCGAATATTTTGACACTAGACCATACTGTTGACTCTGTTGGGCCATATTCATTCATCAAAACTGCTTGTGGTTGTAAAGCGAAATGTTTCGCTTTAACTGTGTCAGACAAACTCTCCCCTGCACAAATGACGTTGGTTAACGAATGACCATTTATGTGTTCAATGATCGCATCGTAAAAGCCCGGCAAAAATATAGCGTGAGTAAGCGCGTATTCATCAATTGTTGCGGCTACTTGTGGAGCGTCTTTTGCTTTTTCTGTCGGTAATAAATGAAGTTCGCCACCACAACCAAGTCCCCAATATATGGCAGGGACTGAGGAGTCGAAGGCAAATGAAGAAACCAGTAAAAAACGTTCTGGCGTAACATAGTGTGACGCGATTCTCGCTAACGTAGATTCGCGCAAAGCGCCATGCTCAATCATGACCCCTTTTGGATTACCTGTAGAGCCCGATGTATAAATAACATAAGCGAGAGTTGAATCGTTTATTGCAATGATTGGCGTTGGTAATGACGTTGAATGTGCTGCTAATACCTCATTTTCGATCACGACCAATGAGCTAGTATTCAATGATGGAACTGTGATAGTGCTATCGCTATCAGCTAGAATCAGCGCGGGTCCACTTTCATTCAAAATGTGCTTAATACGCGTTTGTGGGTAGCTAGGATCTATAGGTACGTATGCACAACCCGCTTTTAATACACCCAACATACTTGCGACAAAATCTAAGCCCGGTTTCATCAGAATGGCGACAATACTGTTGTCAGGTGCAACCGTTTCTAGAATAAGATGTGCTATTTGGTTAGACCGCATATCTAATTGAGAAAATGTAATCACCTCATCTTCGTAGCGAATTGCGACTTTGTCTGGGTTGGCTTGAGATTGCATTTGCACTAATTCATGCGCATATTCCGCTTGATGTTCAATAGGCCACGGGGAAGTCGACGCTTTAGTTAACATAGCCAGCTCTTCTTCTTTAAAAATATTGAGCTGCGAAGCAGGTAATGCTGGATTTTCACAAGCCTCACTTAGTAGCGATTCAACACCCCGTGCAATTCGGTCAGATAAATCAGCACTGAACAGCGCTTCTTTAAATTCAAAAGCCAATGAAAGAGTGCTGCCTTCATCAACAGCAGTTAGTGTTAAGTCAAAGTTTGTCGTACTTTTATCGATAGCCACTTCTTCGAACGAAACATTGCTCCCATTCAATGCTTGTTGTTCATAGCTCTGCATCGAAAACATCACTTGAAACAAAGGCGTTGAATATTCGTTATGATTTGGCGCTAGGCGCTCTACAAGCATTTCGAAAGGAACAACCTGATTTGCTTGCCCTGCTAGAGAAACCTTTTTCGATTGTTTAAGCAACTGTTCAAACGTGTTGGTTAAATCACAATCCAGACGCAACACTAGAGTGTTGAGAAAACAACCTACCAAGCCTTCCAGCTGCTCCGCAGGTCTTGTTACAACTGGCGTCCCCATAACAACATCCGATTGATTGCTAAATCGAGCTAGGACAATTGAAAATGCCGTATGAAGCACCATAAACATAGTGACTTGATGTTGCTTAGCTAGTGCTCTAAGAGCAATGACCGCCTCTTCATTAACGATCGCTTTGACTATGCGACTTGCGTTTGACGGGACACCTTCCCTAACTGTATTTGTCGTTAATTGATGGCTTTCTGGTAACTCTTTAAGTTGATTTTGCCAATAATCCAGCTGTTGCTCGAAAACATCTTTCATCAACTCATCGTTTTGCCACGCTGCATAGTCAGCATATTGAATTGGCAAATTGTTGAGCGTAATATCTTCTTGCGTGCTCAACGACTGATATAGTGTTTGAAATTCATCAACAAGAATCGCTAAGGACCACCCATCTACGGCAATATGGTGCAAATCGAAGAAAATCACACCAACAGGATCTGACGAGTCTTTCTTAGATAAAGCACAATTAAGGTAGCTCACTCTAATGGGTAAATCACATGCTAAATCAAAGTGATGAGCCCCCTGCTTAGCGAGCCATTGAGTGACCGCATTATCACGATTGGTATTATTTGGTAACACCTCTTCTGCCAACTCGAATGAAAACTCTTCTTTAATCTGCTGTACAGGTTGACCATTTTCAATCACATAGATAGTGCGAAGAATTTCGTGTCTGTCGACAATCATACTCAACGCACGCTCTGCCAGCGACGTACAGAATTCTCCTCCGATATTAAACGCCGTCGATACCTTATATTGATGGCTGCTAAGGTGTGTCTGCTCCGACAGCCAGAAGCGACGTTGAGCAAATGATAGCGGCGCAGTATGCAAGCTCTGTTTTTTGAGTTCTGGTAACTTAATACTCGCGACTTCAGATTCTTGACTTAGAAAGTCAATAATTTGTTGTTTATGAGATTTAATAACCTCTACTTGCTCTGGTTTTATCGCGCCAGGCGCTGATTTTGTTTTTAACTTGCCATTTTCCACAAAAAGACGAACTTCTTGTTTCGACAGGGTGTCGATAAATTTACTAATATTCATTCTTACCACTCTACTTCGTCGTATTCTTCAACAACGTCTTCTATGTGTTTATTGCGTTGAATTACAGTTTCTTTTTCTATCCAATGACACAGAGCACGTAACTCTGGTTGTTCAAAAATGACAGCTATCGGTAACGCAATCCTGTACTCTTGCTCAACCCGTGAAATTAACTTCATCGCCAAGAGAGAATGCCCTCCCAAATCAAAAAAGTTGTCTTCTAATCCGACTTGCTCCATATTTAAGATTTGTTGCCATATTTCACACACTTGCTTCTCTAAATCACTTTGCGGTGCACAATACTCAGCTCGGATAAAATCTTTTTCACTCGGCGCTGGCAATTGCTTCCTGTCGACCTTGCCATTTGCATTGATCGGCATAGCTTCAACATGAACAAAAGC
The Pseudoalteromonas ulvae UL12 genome window above contains:
- a CDS encoding TubC N-terminal docking domain-related protein is translated as MVSEVVREAAENGVKLFVENGRLGFKLQKGGQFTAELKARISENKHAIADFLQNYAKKPAIEAIPRVKERNVPQQLSFAQQRLWAIDKFEGGSAHYNMS